One genomic window of Stieleria sp. JC731 includes the following:
- a CDS encoding serine/threonine protein kinase: MSTLSPEKFLELIEKSRLVEPTKQQRLVEKIREQLGGNLPSDAKTLARLFEKKGLLTAWHNEKLLAGKYKGFFLGKYKLLGHIGTGGMSSVYLAEHMGLHDRRAIKVLPKKRVADSSYLARFQLEAKAIASLNHPNIVLAHDIDNEGDVHYIVMEYVDGLDLQALVKRDGPLDPSTAADVIGQAARGLAHAHSKGIIHRDVKPANLLLDSKNVVRLLDMGLALMGAEDEESLTVANNENVLGTADYLAPEQALNSHSVDHRADIYGLGCTMYYVLTGQPPFNQGTLAQRIAMHQKEMPKPIRQIRPDIPGELEGICVKMIQKEPQYRYQTATDVAEVLERFVAKVPRGQKVSIGLGDKPQYVDDGSSSISLDDADLRPNTGGDTVSNKNNETLASSRSRLIQGEGLSASDSGKMVNVARRDIDFNEGSFLDLQVESGYTGGRPHPASQSRAGRSSVHAGDDSGINRQKSRKPQRQQGTDKWLIGSLLLAFFIVAVGLGFILAKATAQ, encoded by the coding sequence ATGTCCACTTTATCTCCTGAAAAGTTCCTGGAACTGATCGAGAAGAGCCGCTTGGTCGAGCCGACCAAACAGCAGCGGTTGGTGGAAAAGATTCGTGAACAGCTCGGCGGGAACCTGCCATCGGATGCAAAAACGCTCGCTCGCCTCTTCGAAAAGAAAGGCTTGCTGACCGCGTGGCACAACGAAAAGCTGCTCGCCGGAAAATACAAGGGCTTCTTTCTAGGCAAGTATAAGCTGCTCGGGCACATCGGCACCGGCGGCATGAGCAGTGTGTACTTGGCCGAACACATGGGACTGCACGATCGCCGGGCGATCAAGGTGCTACCTAAGAAACGAGTTGCGGACTCGTCCTATCTGGCACGCTTCCAACTGGAAGCCAAAGCGATCGCGTCGCTAAACCACCCCAACATCGTTTTGGCACACGACATCGACAACGAAGGCGATGTGCACTACATCGTGATGGAATACGTCGACGGTTTAGACCTGCAAGCCTTGGTCAAACGCGACGGGCCGCTGGATCCATCAACCGCTGCGGATGTGATCGGACAGGCCGCCCGTGGACTCGCCCACGCCCATTCCAAAGGCATCATCCATCGTGATGTCAAACCGGCGAACCTGCTGCTCGATTCCAAAAACGTCGTTCGCCTACTGGACATGGGTCTGGCTTTGATGGGAGCCGAAGACGAGGAATCGTTAACGGTCGCGAACAACGAAAACGTCCTCGGGACTGCCGATTACCTCGCCCCCGAACAAGCCCTCAACAGCCACTCGGTTGACCACCGCGCAGACATTTACGGACTTGGCTGCACAATGTATTACGTGCTGACCGGCCAACCCCCGTTCAACCAAGGCACCTTGGCGCAGCGCATCGCGATGCACCAAAAGGAAATGCCTAAACCGATCCGGCAGATTCGTCCCGATATCCCGGGGGAACTTGAAGGCATCTGTGTCAAGATGATCCAAAAGGAGCCCCAGTATCGCTACCAAACCGCAACTGACGTTGCCGAAGTCCTGGAGCGATTTGTCGCCAAAGTTCCTCGCGGACAAAAGGTCTCCATCGGCCTCGGCGACAAGCCTCAATACGTCGATGACGGTTCGTCTTCGATTTCACTCGACGATGCCGATCTGAGGCCCAACACTGGCGGCGACACCGTTTCCAATAAGAACAACGAAACCTTGGCAAGCAGCCGCAGCCGCTTGATCCAGGGCGAAGGCTTGAGCGCCAGCGATAGCGGCAAAATGGTCAACGTCGCTCGCCGAGATATCGACTTCAACGAAGGCAGCTTCTTAGATTTGCAAGTCGAATCGGGTTACACCGGTGGTCGTCCTCATCCCGCTTCACAATCTCGCGCCGGACGATCCAGCGTTCATGCGGGTGACGATTCGGGAATAAATCGGCAAAAAAGCCGTAAACCTCAACGCCAGCAGGGCACCGACAAGTGGCTGATCGGATCGCTTCTGCTTGCCTTCTTCATCGTCGCAGTCGGACTGGGGTTTATTCTGGCCAAAGCGACGGCACAATAG